A stretch of the Chlamydia pecorum E58 genome encodes the following:
- a CDS encoding DUF502 domain-containing protein: protein MRKYFITGLIILLPLAITIAVVGMIVNFLTQPFVGFASSFFENLSFYSKHRALLKFVLQIILLFGIFFATVLLGFLARLMIFKSVLSIYDKILHHIPIIKTVYKAAQQVMTTIFGSQSGSFKQVVMVPFPGYHTQCIGLVAGEAPTACKGQEEESDPLITVFIPTTPNPTSGFLTLFKKSDITFLDMKIEDAFKYIISCGVLSSATSCPIPEALSTNSKP, encoded by the coding sequence ATGAGAAAGTACTTTATTACAGGACTCATTATTCTCTTGCCCCTTGCCATCACAATCGCTGTAGTGGGGATGATCGTGAACTTTCTTACCCAGCCTTTCGTGGGTTTCGCATCAAGCTTTTTCGAGAATCTCTCCTTCTACTCCAAACATCGCGCCCTCCTCAAGTTTGTCCTGCAAATCATCCTTCTTTTTGGCATCTTCTTTGCTACAGTACTTCTCGGGTTTTTAGCCCGTCTTATGATCTTTAAATCAGTCCTATCCATATACGATAAAATCCTCCACCACATCCCCATCATAAAGACTGTATACAAAGCCGCACAACAAGTCATGACGACCATCTTCGGCTCGCAATCTGGATCCTTTAAACAAGTTGTTATGGTGCCCTTTCCAGGATACCATACGCAATGCATAGGACTTGTTGCAGGAGAAGCCCCAACAGCATGTAAAGGGCAAGAAGAAGAAAGCGACCCCCTAATCACAGTGTTTATCCCAACAACACCTAACCCAACCTCAGGGTTTCTCACCCTATTTAAAAAATCTGATATTACATTCTTAGATATGAAAATTGAGGACGCATTTAAGTACATTATTTCTTGTGGAGTGCTATCATCAGCAACGTCTTGTCCTATCCCTGAAGCGCTCTCTACGAATTCCAAGCCTTAA
- a CDS encoding ribonuclease R family protein gives MKKSKKKAEKRRYKKSSSRILIPGTLFVHPKKRFGFVSPDHPEAHPYDIFIPERDLKRALDGDQVLVSIPSSSTHKEKIRGSITSVLSRGKATLVGTITALDSPLKAKVFISSFGETPIAAKLLPGRTYKIGDRVLLRTPPWTQKPAAKEPLPLEMKEFIGNINNAKADFSTIKAEYNLEEEFPEEALQEASQFSQKHITQTLRTRKDLRDLLCFTIDSVTAKDFDDAVSLTYDNNNNYILGVHIADVSHYVTPHSHLDKEAEKRCNSVYFPGKVIPMLPSALSDNLCSLKPNVDRLAVSVFMTFSKNGNLSDYQIFRSVIRSKYRMTYDEVDNILEKKQTHPISKTLHAMKSLSKKLADIREQRGCIRFVLPSYTMSLDNLQEPVALVENHQTDSHKLIEEFMLKANEIIAYHISHQGITLPFRIHEPPNDDNLISFQEIAKSMGFDITLTPTQEPDYQYLLQTTTSGHPLEQVIHSQFVRSMKTASYSIENKGHYGLKLDYYTHFTSPIRRYIDLIVHRLLFNPMAIDETRLELIVRSCSTQERITAKAESAFESIKKARFLSKFLQEQPNSVYPAYIITYSSEGLTFTVPEFYHEGFIPTAQLPKEYTLKKKTPIDSLPSHLKPGASLKVKLASVNLLTQEIIWTPVSNKSETPKTKEKKKRLPRKPKKKS, from the coding sequence TTGAAAAAATCTAAAAAAAAAGCCGAAAAACGTAGATATAAAAAATCTTCCTCTAGAATCTTGATCCCAGGGACCCTCTTTGTTCACCCTAAAAAAAGATTTGGATTTGTTTCTCCTGATCACCCTGAAGCCCACCCCTACGACATTTTCATCCCAGAAAGAGATTTAAAACGAGCTCTAGATGGAGACCAAGTTCTTGTTTCTATCCCTTCATCTTCAACACATAAAGAAAAAATCAGAGGCAGCATTACTTCTGTTCTCTCCAGAGGAAAAGCTACTCTTGTCGGCACGATCACTGCATTAGACTCTCCTCTAAAAGCTAAGGTTTTCATCAGTTCCTTTGGGGAAACCCCCATAGCTGCGAAACTTCTTCCCGGAAGAACCTATAAGATTGGCGATAGGGTTCTTCTCCGTACCCCTCCGTGGACACAAAAGCCAGCAGCAAAAGAACCTCTTCCGTTAGAAATGAAAGAGTTTATTGGGAACATCAACAACGCTAAAGCAGACTTCTCCACAATTAAAGCGGAATACAATCTCGAGGAGGAGTTCCCTGAAGAGGCGCTACAAGAAGCTAGCCAATTTTCACAAAAACATATCACACAAACATTAAGAACACGCAAAGACCTCAGAGATCTTCTGTGCTTCACAATAGATTCTGTAACAGCTAAAGACTTCGATGATGCTGTATCGCTTACCTATGACAATAACAACAACTACATCCTTGGAGTCCATATTGCAGACGTTTCCCATTACGTCACCCCCCACTCCCATCTAGACAAAGAAGCAGAAAAACGGTGCAACTCAGTATATTTTCCTGGGAAGGTAATTCCTATGTTACCTTCAGCTCTTTCTGACAATCTCTGTAGTCTAAAGCCAAATGTTGATAGACTTGCTGTTTCTGTATTTATGACCTTCTCAAAAAATGGAAACCTGTCTGACTATCAAATCTTTCGTAGTGTGATCCGGAGTAAATACCGAATGACCTATGATGAAGTAGACAATATCTTAGAAAAAAAACAAACACATCCTATTTCAAAAACCCTCCATGCGATGAAGAGCCTAAGCAAAAAACTCGCTGACATTCGAGAGCAACGTGGCTGCATACGCTTTGTTCTTCCCTCCTATACGATGTCTTTAGATAACCTACAAGAGCCTGTAGCTCTTGTAGAAAACCACCAAACAGACTCACACAAACTCATTGAAGAGTTTATGCTTAAAGCTAACGAAATCATAGCCTACCATATTTCCCACCAGGGGATCACACTGCCTTTTCGTATCCACGAACCCCCAAATGATGATAACCTCATTTCATTCCAGGAAATTGCCAAAAGCATGGGATTTGATATCACCCTTACCCCCACGCAAGAGCCCGATTATCAATATCTCCTACAAACAACGACGTCAGGGCACCCTCTAGAGCAAGTGATCCACTCACAGTTTGTGCGTAGCATGAAAACCGCTTCATACTCTATAGAAAATAAAGGCCATTATGGGCTTAAGCTCGATTACTATACCCACTTTACCAGCCCTATCCGAAGGTATATCGATCTTATTGTGCATCGGCTTCTCTTCAACCCAATGGCGATAGATGAGACGCGTTTAGAATTAATCGTGCGCTCATGCTCCACACAAGAGCGTATAACAGCCAAGGCAGAATCTGCTTTTGAAAGTATTAAAAAGGCGCGATTTTTATCTAAGTTTCTGCAAGAGCAACCGAACTCTGTATATCCTGCCTATATCATTACCTACAGCAGTGAAGGGCTCACCTTTACTGTACCAGAATTTTACCATGAAGGCTTTATCCCTACTGCACAGCTCCCTAAAGAGTACACCTTAAAAAAGAAAACCCCTATAGACTCCCTCCCAAGCCACCTCAAACCTGGAGCCTCTCTGAAAGTCAAGCTTGCCTCTGTCAATCTTCTCACTCAGGAAATCATCTGGACCCCCGTCTCCAACAAGTCCGAAACTCCCAAAACTAAGGAAAAAAAGAAACGCCTCCCAAGGAAACCCAAGAAAAAATCTTAA
- a CDS encoding small basic protein: MSRHRSYGKSVKGVTKRNVLKRFERIEVLRKLGRWDDATAKKATGLPKTPILK, translated from the coding sequence ATGTCTCGTCATCGTAGTTATGGTAAGTCTGTAAAGGGAGTTACCAAAAGAAATGTGCTTAAACGTTTCGAACGTATCGAAGTATTGCGTAAATTGGGGCGTTGGGATGATGCTACAGCAAAAAAAGCTACAGGGCTTCCTAAAACTCCCATTTTAAAATAA
- the dnaK gene encoding molecular chaperone DnaK encodes MNKKSNKIIGIDLGTTNSCVSVMEGGQAKVIVSSEGTRTTPSIVAFKGSEKLVGIPAKRQAITNPEKTLASTKRFIGRKYDEVASEIQTVPYKVVANAKGDAVFEVDNKQYTPEEIGAQILMKMKETAEAYLGETITEAVITVPAYFNDSQRASTKDAGRIAGLDVKRIIPEPTAAALAYGIDKAGDKKIAVFDLGGGTFDISILEIGDGVFEVLSTNGDTHLGGDDFDEVIIKWMIEEFQKQEGIDLSKDNMALQRLKDAAEKAKIELSGVASTDINQPFITMDAQGPKHLALTLTRAQFEKLASSLIERTKAPCLQALKDAKLSPSDIDDVLLVGGMSRMPAVQAAVKELFGREPNKGVNPDEVVAIGAAIQGGVLGGEVKDVLLLDVIPLSLGIETLGGVMTHLVERNTTIPTQKKQIFSTATDNQPAVTIVVLQGERPMASDNKEIGRFDLTDIPPAPRGHPQIEVTFDIDANGILHVSAKDVASGKEQKIRIEAGSGLQEDEIQRMIRDAEENKEEDKKRKEASEVRNEADSNIFRAEKAIADYKAQIPESLTKEIEERIEKVRAALKDNAPIDTIKAASEDLSKHMQKIGEAMQAQSASAAAASAANAQGPNINTEDLKKHSFSTKPPAGGAANASSPEEHIEDADVEIIDKNE; translated from the coding sequence ATGAACAAAAAATCTAATAAAATTATCGGGATAGACCTAGGAACGACCAACTCTTGCGTATCTGTCATGGAAGGAGGTCAAGCCAAAGTTATCGTATCATCAGAAGGAACAAGAACAACTCCTTCAATCGTTGCTTTTAAAGGCTCCGAAAAGTTAGTCGGAATTCCAGCAAAACGCCAAGCCATAACAAATCCAGAGAAAACGCTAGCTTCTACAAAGCGTTTTATCGGAAGAAAATATGATGAAGTTGCTTCAGAAATCCAAACAGTTCCTTATAAAGTAGTTGCAAATGCAAAAGGAGATGCTGTTTTTGAAGTAGATAATAAACAATATACTCCAGAAGAAATCGGGGCGCAAATCCTCATGAAAATGAAGGAGACTGCAGAGGCCTATCTTGGAGAAACCATTACGGAAGCTGTAATTACTGTTCCTGCATATTTTAACGACTCCCAAAGAGCCTCTACAAAGGATGCTGGAAGAATCGCAGGTCTTGATGTTAAGCGTATCATTCCTGAGCCTACAGCAGCAGCTCTTGCTTATGGAATTGATAAAGCTGGAGATAAAAAAATTGCAGTCTTTGACCTTGGTGGAGGAACTTTCGATATTTCCATCTTAGAAATTGGAGATGGTGTGTTTGAAGTATTATCCACAAATGGAGATACCCACCTAGGAGGAGACGATTTCGATGAAGTCATTATCAAATGGATGATTGAGGAATTTCAAAAACAAGAGGGGATCGATCTTAGCAAAGACAACATGGCACTGCAAAGACTCAAAGATGCCGCAGAAAAAGCAAAAATCGAGCTTTCAGGGGTCGCCTCTACAGATATCAACCAGCCATTTATCACTATGGATGCGCAAGGGCCAAAGCACCTCGCATTAACGCTAACACGTGCGCAATTTGAAAAACTAGCCTCCTCTTTAATCGAAAGAACAAAGGCTCCCTGTTTACAAGCATTGAAAGATGCGAAACTCTCTCCTAGTGATATCGATGATGTTCTTCTTGTTGGAGGAATGTCTCGGATGCCTGCAGTACAAGCCGCTGTAAAAGAGCTTTTTGGCAGAGAGCCCAACAAAGGAGTCAACCCAGACGAAGTTGTGGCCATCGGAGCAGCAATCCAAGGTGGAGTTTTAGGTGGGGAGGTTAAAGATGTTCTTCTCCTTGATGTGATTCCTCTCTCTTTAGGAATCGAAACCTTAGGAGGTGTAATGACCCATCTCGTAGAAAGAAACACCACCATCCCTACACAGAAAAAGCAAATCTTCTCTACAGCTACAGATAACCAACCTGCCGTAACGATTGTTGTGCTTCAGGGCGAGCGCCCTATGGCAAGTGATAACAAAGAAATCGGAAGGTTCGACCTTACGGATATTCCTCCTGCACCTCGAGGACATCCTCAAATCGAAGTTACCTTTGATATCGATGCTAATGGAATTCTCCATGTCTCAGCGAAAGATGTCGCAAGTGGCAAAGAACAAAAAATCCGTATTGAAGCTGGCTCAGGATTGCAAGAGGATGAAATCCAAAGGATGATTCGTGATGCAGAAGAAAACAAAGAGGAAGATAAAAAACGTAAAGAGGCTTCAGAAGTAAGAAATGAAGCCGATAGCAATATTTTCCGAGCAGAAAAAGCGATTGCAGACTACAAAGCACAAATTCCAGAAAGCCTTACGAAAGAAATCGAAGAGCGTATTGAAAAAGTCCGCGCAGCACTAAAAGATAACGCTCCTATCGATACTATTAAAGCGGCTTCTGAAGATCTTAGCAAGCATATGCAAAAGATCGGCGAGGCGATGCAAGCGCAGTCTGCCTCTGCAGCAGCAGCTTCTGCAGCAAACGCTCAAGGACCAAATATCAACACGGAAGATTTGAAAAAACATAGCTTCAGCACAAAACCTCCTGCAGGAGGTGCAGCAAATGCTTCGTCGCCAGAGGAGCATATCGAAGATGCTGATGTAGAAATTATCGATAAAAACGAATAA
- a CDS encoding hemolysin family protein, whose product MFYSLSFLLLLFSLTSTGLAQQKPYFGSTIFYVPLLSSYKKKRPPVFFPIVLASSATVLLVLYGVLGLGIFSELPRYLKHAWLFWPIYVSTCLFFYIFLPTWLFPKLSKSFFNYLRPITTLLQWLSMPFYKLCKKHFSESTKVSKFHIQLSEAIAEFDHLIVREIMVPKADIFALPEDMSIQDALLAVVEEGYSRIPLYKKNLDNITGVLLSKDLFHLSTTLGDILQPISNLANPPFYTPEIKKVSSLLQEFRQKHRHLAIVVNEYGFTEGIATMEDILEEVFGDISDEYDLQEDLPYKKLGNSWIVDGKMTISDAEEYFRIKIDHEKSYDTLGGHIVHKIGAVPQKGMKLHHDNFDIEIITCSERSVGKLKLTPRKRKLHLPGYSGIKEKNLGKKPQDSSE is encoded by the coding sequence ATGTTTTACTCTCTGAGCTTTCTTCTTCTACTATTTTCTTTAACCTCTACAGGTCTTGCACAGCAGAAACCCTACTTCGGGTCAACTATCTTCTACGTTCCCCTGCTAAGCAGCTATAAGAAAAAAAGACCCCCCGTATTTTTTCCCATAGTGCTTGCCTCTTCTGCGACGGTCCTTTTAGTCCTTTATGGAGTGCTCGGACTCGGGATCTTTTCCGAGCTCCCTCGTTACCTCAAACATGCCTGGCTCTTCTGGCCCATCTATGTTAGTACATGTTTGTTTTTCTACATTTTTTTACCAACATGGCTCTTCCCCAAGCTGTCAAAAAGTTTTTTCAACTACCTTCGTCCTATAACAACCCTCTTACAATGGCTGTCGATGCCCTTCTACAAGCTCTGCAAAAAACACTTCTCAGAGTCTACAAAAGTCTCCAAATTTCATATCCAGCTCTCCGAGGCCATAGCAGAGTTTGATCACCTGATCGTAAGGGAAATTATGGTTCCTAAAGCAGATATTTTTGCTCTTCCCGAAGATATGTCTATCCAAGATGCCTTGTTAGCAGTTGTAGAGGAAGGCTATAGCCGTATCCCCTTATATAAAAAGAACCTTGACAACATCACTGGAGTCTTGCTCTCTAAAGACCTATTTCACCTCTCAACAACCCTGGGAGATATCCTTCAGCCTATTTCCAACTTGGCAAATCCTCCGTTTTACACTCCTGAAATTAAAAAGGTCTCTTCTTTGTTACAGGAATTTCGTCAAAAACACCGCCATCTAGCCATTGTAGTCAATGAATATGGGTTTACTGAGGGAATCGCCACTATGGAAGATATTCTTGAGGAAGTCTTTGGAGATATCTCCGATGAATATGATCTTCAGGAGGATCTTCCCTATAAAAAACTAGGGAACTCTTGGATTGTTGATGGGAAGATGACCATTTCCGATGCAGAAGAATATTTTCGCATTAAAATCGATCATGAAAAAAGCTACGATACCCTAGGAGGACATATCGTACATAAGATAGGAGCAGTCCCCCAAAAGGGGATGAAACTCCATCATGACAACTTTGATATAGAAATCATCACATGCTCCGAACGTAGCGTGGGGAAACTAAAGCTCACCCCAAGAAAACGTAAGCTACATCTTCCAGGATATTCAGGAATCAAAGAAAAAAACCTTGGCAAAAAACCTCAAGATTCCTCAGAGTGA
- a CDS encoding DUF3604 domain-containing protein, translating into MRRSVCYVNPSIARAGQISTWKFFYSLANVLPAGTKLKFDLLGNGKPTDWECPSVDLSRPNNVIYAEIPGGEILTATPIPVKLNPIPQFEFTLPYDLEAGENFVIVLGPSPDHPQTDEAGNGAQLFSQRRKPFYLYIDPTGKGNYDEPDVFTIDIRGNLLQKIQIFTPSYVTKNKRFDITVRFEDEFDNLTNFAPEETRIELSYEHLRENLNWQLFIPETGFVILPNLYFNEPGTYRIQLKNLSTQEIFTSAPIICFQDSSPNLMWGLLHGESERIDSEENIEACLRYFRDDRALNFYATSPFENQENLSPENWKAISQAVSDFNEEDRFVTLSGFQFIGEPKHEGIRHILHIKESKSISKHKDYKHVPLSKLYKSIPNHEILSIPCFTASQHYGYNFENFHPEFERVVEIYNAWGCSETTAELGNPFPIRGIDTMDPQGTLIEGLKKNLRFGFVAGGFDDRGIYKDFFDSNQVQYSPGLTAIICTKYSRDSLIEALYQRHCYATTGPRINLSFNIASAPMGSELSLGTKPGLMVNRHISGSVAGTALLKSLEIIRNGEVLKAFSPQSNNLEYEYDDMEPLASVALEDPQGNAPFVFYYLRVTQVDQAMAWSSPIWIDLH; encoded by the coding sequence ATGCGTAGATCTGTTTGTTATGTTAACCCTTCCATAGCGAGAGCCGGACAAATCTCTACATGGAAATTCTTTTACTCCCTAGCGAACGTTTTGCCCGCAGGCACTAAGCTAAAATTTGACTTGTTAGGGAATGGAAAACCTACAGATTGGGAATGTCCCTCCGTAGATCTTTCTCGACCCAATAATGTCATCTATGCAGAAATTCCCGGAGGGGAAATCCTTACAGCGACACCTATTCCTGTAAAACTGAACCCTATTCCTCAATTTGAGTTTACTCTCCCTTATGATCTAGAAGCTGGAGAAAATTTTGTCATCGTTCTTGGCCCTTCTCCAGATCATCCCCAAACAGATGAAGCTGGAAATGGGGCTCAGCTCTTCTCGCAACGTCGAAAGCCCTTTTATCTCTATATCGACCCGACAGGAAAAGGGAACTATGACGAACCCGACGTATTCACGATCGATATCCGAGGAAATCTTCTACAAAAGATCCAAATTTTCACTCCCTCTTATGTTACGAAAAATAAACGTTTCGATATCACCGTGCGTTTCGAAGATGAGTTTGACAACCTCACAAACTTCGCCCCAGAAGAAACACGCATAGAGCTCTCCTACGAACATCTTAGAGAAAATCTCAACTGGCAGCTGTTCATCCCAGAAACAGGATTTGTGATCCTGCCTAACTTATATTTCAATGAGCCAGGAACCTATCGCATTCAACTCAAAAATCTCTCCACACAAGAAATCTTCACTTCTGCTCCGATAATATGCTTTCAGGATTCCTCTCCAAATCTAATGTGGGGGTTGTTACATGGAGAATCCGAACGTATAGATTCAGAAGAGAATATTGAGGCATGTTTACGCTATTTCCGAGACGATCGAGCATTAAATTTTTATGCTACCTCGCCGTTTGAAAACCAAGAGAACCTATCTCCTGAAAATTGGAAAGCGATTTCCCAAGCTGTCTCGGACTTTAACGAAGAAGACCGCTTTGTTACTCTCTCAGGATTCCAATTTATTGGAGAACCAAAGCATGAGGGCATCCGTCATATCCTCCACATTAAGGAAAGCAAGTCAATATCAAAGCACAAAGACTACAAGCATGTTCCCCTATCAAAGCTGTATAAGAGCATTCCAAACCATGAGATCCTTTCCATCCCCTGCTTCACAGCTTCACAACACTACGGTTACAATTTCGAAAACTTCCATCCTGAATTTGAGCGTGTTGTGGAAATTTACAATGCCTGGGGCTGTTCGGAAACCACTGCAGAGCTAGGCAACCCCTTCCCTATCCGAGGTATAGATACAATGGATCCCCAAGGGACTCTCATTGAAGGGCTCAAGAAAAATCTCCGTTTTGGCTTTGTCGCTGGAGGTTTTGATGATCGAGGAATTTATAAAGATTTTTTCGATAGTAATCAGGTGCAGTATTCCCCAGGGCTTACAGCAATTATTTGCACTAAATATAGCCGAGATTCTCTAATTGAAGCTTTATATCAGAGACACTGCTATGCTACGACAGGGCCTAGGATAAATCTTAGCTTTAACATTGCCTCGGCCCCTATGGGGTCAGAATTATCCTTAGGGACGAAACCAGGGCTTATGGTAAATCGGCATATCTCTGGCTCTGTAGCAGGAACGGCCTTGTTGAAAAGTTTAGAGATCATCCGCAACGGGGAAGTTCTCAAAGCGTTCTCTCCTCAAAGTAATAACTTAGAATACGAATATGATGATATGGAGCCCTTAGCTTCTGTAGCTTTGGAAGATCCTCAAGGGAACGCTCCTTTTGTCTTTTACTACCTTCGCGTGACCCAAGTGGATCAAGCGATGGCATGGAGCTCTCCTATTTGGATTGATCTCCATTAA
- a CDS encoding nucleotide exchange factor GrpE, with amino-acid sequence MTEIPSDDEHDIADSESKVHELEQEVAALKAELQEKNDKYLLMLAESENARKRMQKERQELMQYAVENVLIDFLAPIESMEKALGFATQMSEEVKNWAIGFTMILGQLKQVFADKGVKEYSSAGQKFNPFLHEAVEIEETTECPEGTILEEFSKGYKIGDRPIRVAKVKVAKAPAAEENKENNP; translated from the coding sequence ATGACTGAGATCCCATCCGATGATGAACACGACATTGCGGATTCCGAAAGCAAGGTGCACGAGCTGGAACAGGAAGTTGCGGCATTAAAAGCAGAGCTACAAGAAAAAAATGACAAGTATCTTCTCATGCTAGCAGAATCTGAAAATGCACGAAAGAGAATGCAAAAAGAACGCCAAGAACTCATGCAATATGCTGTAGAAAATGTCTTGATTGATTTCTTAGCTCCCATAGAGAGCATGGAAAAAGCGTTAGGGTTTGCGACGCAAATGTCTGAGGAAGTGAAAAATTGGGCCATAGGGTTCACGATGATCTTGGGACAGCTCAAACAAGTCTTTGCAGATAAAGGTGTTAAAGAGTATTCCTCCGCAGGACAAAAATTTAATCCTTTCCTACATGAAGCTGTGGAGATCGAAGAAACCACAGAATGCCCTGAAGGAACTATTCTTGAAGAGTTTTCAAAAGGATATAAAATCGGAGATCGCCCCATTCGTGTTGCAAAAGTGAAAGTAGCTAAAGCTCCTGCCGCTGAAGAAAATAAAGAAAATAACCCCTAA
- a CDS encoding anti-sigma factor antagonist, whose protein sequence is MGEIKKEDRDSTTILHLTGKLDGITSPEVQESITQSLTSGAKNIVLDCAHLDYMSSAGIRVLLQSYHQVGKNSGKIVLTSVPKTIEQTLYVTGFLSYFKMFNSVDEAIQSLNKDEN, encoded by the coding sequence ATGGGTGAAATCAAAAAAGAAGACCGCGATTCCACGACCATCTTGCATCTTACAGGAAAATTAGACGGCATCACCTCTCCAGAAGTCCAAGAAAGCATCACACAATCTCTTACGTCAGGCGCAAAAAATATTGTCTTAGACTGTGCCCATCTCGATTACATGTCCAGTGCAGGCATACGTGTACTTTTGCAAAGCTATCATCAAGTTGGGAAAAACTCTGGAAAAATTGTGCTTACCTCTGTTCCTAAAACTATAGAACAAACCCTCTATGTCACGGGATTTCTTTCTTACTTCAAAATGTTTAACTCTGTAGATGAGGCAATACAATCCCTTAACAAAGACGAGAATTGA
- the ybeY gene encoding rRNA maturation RNase YbeY, with protein sequence MKKRSLKVYVSNKQKSVPIRAQSVKKLVSVVLEHLGVVTDQVFVYFLEDKALAQLHDQVFSDPSLTDTITLPIDPPGASSYPHVLGEAFISPKAAQRFLRCEDLSEQVYEEVSRYLVHSLLHMLNYEDTTPEKKRKMRVKENLLLCILKEECALLSA encoded by the coding sequence TTGAAAAAAAGATCGCTTAAAGTCTATGTCTCCAACAAGCAAAAAAGTGTTCCGATACGCGCACAATCTGTAAAAAAGTTAGTTTCTGTTGTATTGGAGCATCTAGGAGTTGTTACCGACCAGGTATTTGTGTACTTCCTCGAGGATAAAGCTCTAGCCCAGCTTCACGATCAAGTCTTTTCGGATCCCTCTTTAACGGATACGATTACTTTACCTATAGATCCTCCAGGAGCGTCTTCTTATCCCCATGTTCTTGGGGAAGCATTTATTAGCCCAAAAGCAGCGCAGCGTTTCCTAAGGTGCGAGGACCTCTCAGAGCAGGTCTATGAAGAAGTCTCTCGATATCTTGTGCACTCTCTCCTGCACATGTTAAACTACGAGGATACCACCCCTGAGAAGAAACGAAAAATGAGAGTTAAAGAAAATCTCCTCCTATGTATTCTGAAAGAAGAATGTGCCTTACTTTCAGCTTAA
- a CDS encoding DNA-3-methyladenine glycosylase yields the protein MLHESFFAQENVISLAQALLGHKLVSIQDNETTSGYIIETEAYRGPDDKACHAYNYRKTQRNAAMYAKGGTAYVYRCYGMHTLFNVVTGPEDVPHAILIRAIFPKEGLETMQQRRLWKNKPLHLLTNGPGKVCQALGITLRHNHTPLNTPKLYIDKEKIFGKIVSTPRIGIDYAEEYVHMPWRFLLQPEGTI from the coding sequence ATGCTTCATGAAAGTTTCTTTGCACAAGAAAATGTGATTTCTCTAGCACAAGCCCTCCTAGGACATAAGCTGGTCTCCATACAAGACAATGAAACAACCTCAGGATATATCATAGAAACGGAAGCTTACCGCGGCCCCGACGATAAGGCATGCCACGCCTACAACTATAGAAAAACACAGAGGAATGCTGCCATGTATGCCAAAGGTGGCACAGCCTATGTCTACAGATGCTATGGTATGCATACGTTGTTTAACGTCGTAACCGGACCTGAAGATGTCCCCCACGCAATTCTTATCCGTGCGATCTTTCCTAAAGAAGGACTAGAAACAATGCAGCAAAGAAGATTATGGAAAAATAAGCCCTTACATCTCCTAACCAACGGCCCTGGGAAGGTCTGCCAAGCTTTAGGAATTACGCTACGCCATAATCACACTCCCCTAAATACCCCAAAGCTTTACATCGACAAAGAAAAAATTTTCGGAAAGATTGTTTCAACCCCAAGAATAGGAATCGATTACGCCGAAGAATATGTACACATGCCCTGGAGGTTCCTTCTTCAACCCGAAGGCACAATATAA